A section of the Macadamia integrifolia cultivar HAES 741 chromosome 9, SCU_Mint_v3, whole genome shotgun sequence genome encodes:
- the LOC122088474 gene encoding protein PHYTOCHROME KINASE SUBSTRATE 4-like — MERFSVSETFNGGLSQKPIFEQNEPSLPYTSFPPNSHLRDISFSSYTKPGEPKLLAEERFRRQIDDTEISIFDAEKYFNEGRDQKEKKQTSTVTLNLERIPDRSALSTVSRVSSVSSVDGHGKNYRSGSFHATPTASSEASWNSQSGLLSIPPGSSISVSMRNLPLDGKRRRPSIKWLFGTRCPCSGKKSVQVDEKSSNPKSPFHSKGSSNRSLNPKKQSSSTGEGAHDRVAKEKAKELATVEKVSKENAKVDDKSMTIDERTELKSVSGNHFSSECGHRIVSSGRLVTEGGGGFSFPILNPPVVPNGGKLAIHLEDPPRESLEVFRPSDESVVRKSTELQRQLLMSFPGNSETQSFTFPTSPKTRATTGDDDVASDTSSDLFEIESFSTQTTMYPLYHRRDSFDEFSRNDERRVLGHGNGVLQFRRSLDGTMTPSTAPTEFYEPSEVSIDWSVTTAEGFDRRSVTNYSTATSEHERESEKIIANAGGANSNIRRKGNGLLSCRCEKAVSVGPHPVKQLPDQCRGAGVGTPAVLVESCQIPATSRLANLSSMHKARASGKPPIARSNSARVARASISH; from the coding sequence atggAAAGATTTTCAGTATCTGAGACCTTTAATGGTGGCCTTTCacaaaaacccatttttgaACAGAATGAACCATCGCTTCCCTATACATCATTTCCACCAAATTCCCACCTCAGAGACATTTCATTCTCTTCCTATACAAAACCAGGAGAACCCAAGCTGCTTGCTGAAGAACGTTTCAGGAGGCAAATTGACGATACAGAGATCAGCATCTTCGATGCTGAAAAGTACTTCAATGAAGGTAGAgatcagaaggagaagaagcagaCTTCTACTGTTACTTTAAATCTTGAAAGAATTCCTGATAGGTCTGCCCTCTCTACCGTTTCAAGGGTTTCTTCTGTTTCATCTGTTGATGGGCATGGGAAGAATTACAGAAGTGGATCCTTCCATGCAACCCCAACAGCTTCATCTGAAGCTAGCTGGAACAGCCAGTCTGGTCTGTTGTCAATTCCACCAGGTTCATCAATCTCAGTTTCTATGAGAAATCTACCTTTggatgggaagagaagaagacctTCAATCAAGTGGCTCTTTGGGACAAGATGTCCCTGTTCTGGTAAGAAATCTGTTCAAGTGGACGAGAAATCATCAAATCCCAAGAGCCCATTTCATTCAAAAGGTAGTTCAAACAGATCTTTGAATCCCAAGAAACAGAGCTCTTCAACAGGGGAAGGTGCTCATGATAGAGTAGCCAAGGAGAAAGCAAAGGAGTTAGCTACTGTGGAAAAAGTATCCAAGGAGAATGCAAAAGTGGATGATAAAAGTATGACAATCGATGAAAGGACAGAATTGAAATCAGTGTCTGGGAACCACTTTTCGTCGGAGTGCGGCCACCGTATAGTCTCTTCCGGGAGGTTGGTTACTGAGGGTGGTGGTGGCTTCTCCTTCCCTATACTAAATCCTCCTGTAGTCCCGAATGGAGGGAAGCTAGCAATTCATCTGGAAGACCCACCTAGGGAATCACTAGAGGTCTTCCGACCATCGGACGAATCAGTGGTAAGGAAGTCTACAGAGCTTCAACGGCAGCTGCTGATGTCATTTCCCGGCAACAGTGAAACCCAGAGCTTCACTTTTCCGACGAGTCCGAAAACTCGAGCAACTACTGGAGATGATGATGTAGCAAGTGACACAAGCTCTGACTTATTTGAAATTGAAAGCTTCTCAACTCAGACAACAATGTATCCATTGTATCACCGGAGAGATTCTTTCGATGAGTTCTCAAGAAATGATGAAAGGCGAGTTCTTGGACATGGCAATGGAGTGTTACAGTTCCGGCGAAGCCTTGATGGAACTATGACCCCTTCAACTGCCCCAACTGAATTTTATGAGCCTAGTGAGGTTAGTATTGATTGGAGTGTTACAACAGCAGAAGGGTTCGACCGGAGAAGTGTCACAAACTATTCGACGGCGACATCAGAGCATGAAAGAGAATCTGAGAAGATTATTGCCAATGCTGGTGGTGCCAATAGTAACATTAGAAGGAAGGGAAATGGATTGTTGAGTTGCAGATGTGAGAAGGCAGTGAGTGTAGGGCCTCATCCAGTTAAACAATTGCCTGATCAATGTCGTGGCGCCGGTGTCGGTACTCCGGCTGTCTTAGTTGAATCATGTCAAATTCCGGCGACATCGAGATTGGCAAATTTAAGCTCAATGCATAAGGCCAGGGCCTCCGGTAAGCCACCGATAGCAAGGTCGAATTCTGCTCGCGTGGCTCGTGCCTCCATTTCACATTAA